The following proteins are co-located in the Cardiocondyla obscurior isolate alpha-2009 linkage group LG12, Cobs3.1, whole genome shotgun sequence genome:
- the Smyd3 gene encoding histone-lysine N-methyltransferase SMYD3 gives MSDSTIKKGTTIFTGRPFIFSLNSKHRTTRCDNCFKSGKLRKCSECQYVYYCDRNCQKESWSIHKGECAYLKKISPKVIPDAARLMARIIFKLNRGGADEMGHYSEKNVRKFKDLMSHYSDIKVDAKRQEHFFSLYGVLLQCLDETLLPNAVELMGIYGRICINSFNILDINMNTIGVGIYLGASVMDHSCKPNAIAVFEGTTIIVRTLTDLPFLDWSQIRISYVDLLNSNKDRRDELHSSYYFWCDCERCKEEEPMVEAAACPNLSCDSPCSIETDECKKCGTKLSTEFKEMFRAVVDFTTHHLEEMKTMAYLDVSKICLAKQEGVMHEFNIKHVRTLEMAHIAAINLECWEDAESYSKKLIPGYLLYYGEIHPLTGLLYLTTGKIQLHLGKPKEAFKMLNKASTVLTITHGDKHTLVREELRPLIYQAVMESQNT, from the exons ATGAGCGACAgcacaataaaaaaagggacaaCAATTTTTACTGGCAGACCATTCATCTTTTCTCTCAATTCGAAACACAGGACTACTCGATGTGATAATTGTTTCAAGAG CGGAAAATTGCGAAAATGTTCGGAGTGTCAGTACGTGTATTACTGTGACCGTAATTGCCAAAAAGAATCGTGGTCGATACATAAAGGAGAGTGTGCTTATCTGAAAAAGATATCACCAAAAGTAATTCCAGATGCAGCCCGACTTATGGCACGTATAATTTTCAAGCTCAATCGAGGCGGCGCTGACGAGATGGGTCATTACTCCGAGAAAAACGTTAGAAAATTCAAGGATTTAATGTCTC attattcAGACATAAAGGTGGATGCAAAGCGACAAGAACATTTTTTCTCCTTATATGGAGTCTTACTCCAATGTCTAGATGAAACACTTCTACCGAATGCTGTAGAGCTGATGGGTATTTATGGAAGAATATGTATTAACTCTTTCAACATATTGGATATTAATATGAATACCATTGGAGTTGGCATTTATCTAGGAGCATCAGTAATGGATCATAGTTGCAAGCCAAATGCAATTGCAGTTTTCGAAGGGACCACTATTATTGTCAGAACATTAACCGACCTTCCCTTTCTGGATTGGTCACAG ATCAGAATATCGTATGTCGATTTACTGAATTCTAATAAAGACAGACGCGATGAACTACACAGCTCATATTATTTTTGGTGTGATTGCGAACGATGTAAAGAAGAAGAACCAATGGTCGAAGCCGCCGCGTGTCCAAATCTATCGTGCGATTCACCATGTTCTATCGAAACTGACGAATGTAAAAAGTGTGGCACAAAATTATCTACAGAATTTAAGGAAATGTTTCGAGCAGTTGTCGACTTTACTACACATCATTTGGAAGAAATGAAAACTATGGCTT ATCTTGACGTTAGTAAAATATGTTTGGCAAAACAGGAGGGTGTAATGCAcgagtttaatataaaacatgttCGTACTCTAGAAATGGCTCATATCGCGGCTATAAATCTAGAGTGCTGGGAAGATGCAGAGTCTTATAGCAAGAAACTTATACCAGGATATTT ATTGTACTATGGAGAAATACACCCTTTGACAGGGTTATTATATCTTACGACAGGAAAGATACAGTTGCACTTAGGAAAACCAAAAGAAGCCTTCAAAATGCTAAACAAAGCGAGCACGGTGTTAACGATAACACACGGTGATAAACACACTTTAGTGAGAGAAGAATTAAGACCTTTAATCTACCAAGCTGTTATGGAGTCACAAAATACGTAA